The Candidatus Fermentibacter sp. genome includes a window with the following:
- a CDS encoding aldolase/citrate lyase family protein, with the protein MPTDFSAGYAGPKVKSDCLVTFAPGEGALEVSIPGEADHAPLEAAVRAVADRIGVSGRVTVEDSGALPFVAAARFEAAARKALGGGLTTLPPAAVFQPSPRVRPRRSRLYLPGNRPEFLPKAVSSGADGVILDLEDSVSPDRKFEARILVAHALASMDFGGVEIMVRINQGAEGDEDLAWIIPQRVQHVLVPKVETPSRISDVRALSERIAKRCHRPGLPWFMPIIESPLGILSALDIARAVPETAALTLGLQDLTAELGVRPTPGGRESFFSRSMIVLAARAAGLQPIDTVYADVKNEEGLRASIAEARELGFIGKGCVHPGQVAAINQGFMPDAESIEYAKKVVLAMEDAQSRGLGAVALGSKMIDPAVARQAEATVSEAVMFGMIPENWRDAAGTGE; encoded by the coding sequence ATGCCCACGGATTTCAGTGCTGGTTATGCCGGACCCAAGGTCAAATCCGACTGCCTGGTCACCTTCGCGCCCGGAGAGGGCGCCCTGGAAGTCTCGATCCCGGGAGAAGCGGATCACGCCCCCCTCGAGGCGGCCGTCAGGGCCGTTGCCGACAGGATCGGCGTAAGCGGGAGGGTGACGGTGGAGGATTCCGGGGCCCTTCCCTTCGTTGCGGCCGCCCGTTTCGAGGCGGCGGCGAGGAAGGCGCTCGGCGGCGGCCTGACCACCCTTCCACCCGCGGCGGTCTTCCAGCCGTCGCCCAGGGTACGCCCCCGCAGATCGCGGCTGTACCTCCCGGGCAACCGCCCCGAGTTCCTGCCCAAGGCCGTCTCGTCTGGCGCGGACGGCGTGATACTCGACCTCGAGGACAGCGTCTCCCCCGACAGGAAGTTCGAGGCCAGGATACTGGTGGCCCATGCCCTCGCATCGATGGACTTCGGCGGGGTGGAGATCATGGTGCGCATCAACCAGGGGGCCGAGGGCGACGAGGATCTCGCCTGGATCATCCCGCAGAGGGTTCAGCACGTGCTGGTGCCCAAGGTCGAGACCCCTTCGAGGATCTCCGATGTCCGCGCGCTTTCCGAGAGGATCGCGAAGCGATGCCACAGGCCGGGGCTGCCATGGTTCATGCCCATCATCGAGAGCCCCCTCGGGATCCTCTCGGCGCTGGACATCGCCCGCGCGGTGCCCGAAACCGCGGCCCTCACCCTGGGCCTGCAGGACCTGACCGCCGAGCTGGGCGTGAGACCCACCCCCGGGGGACGCGAGAGCTTCTTCTCGCGCAGCATGATAGTGCTCGCCGCCAGGGCCGCGGGGCTCCAGCCCATCGACACGGTCTACGCCGACGTGAAGAACGAGGAGGGGCTCAGGGCCTCCATCGCAGAGGCCCGCGAACTGGGCTTCATCGGCAAGGGCTGCGTCCATCCCGGGCAGGTCGCCGCCATCAACCAGGGATTCATGCCCGACGCGGAGTCGATCGAGTACGCGAAGAAGGTCGTGCTCGCCATGGAGGACGCGCAGAGCCGCGGCCTCGGCGCCGTCGCCCTGGGCAGCAAGATGATCGACCCGGCCGTGGCCAGACAGGCCGAGGCCACGGTTTCCGAAGCCGTCATGTTCGGGATGATCCCCGAAAACTGGAGGGATGCCGCGGGAACGGGCGAATAG
- a CDS encoding 4Fe-4S binding protein: MRTSILTVCFLASAALASCPLGFPPENACPESTPTCGLFTDSDGDGLCDNPGPQPQVEEPDTVSVEPDVTPSDTLVSPADTVRFDPDTGPGTAPDSTSTPPVDQEDLPPDSGGIAVIAPDSLGQGSAGGDSVCVVVSCPLGYTPEQACFAEAPSCALYRDAGADGRCDNPGPLTTDTTAASPGDTTRILPAFVSEGCPRGLPPAAACPYERQLCPHWTGRWTDDTCSNPSNGRSRTLVILCITAVLLAFATIASRRLRGGRRMRRRARTTRLVVLSLSLLLLGFVVQGCFCPLGAFQYALGGTAISFLGIAGILLLVLPVIHALFFGRVYCGWVCPMGAFQEILWKLDILRLAQPGRKLDRILLGARTVLFLLFCAAVACAWRGILDVPWAALFCEVDPFRAVFTLFLAGNLVLGLAAAVLSILWGRFFCRYLCFYGFVLGLACRAGLWTKLCRLTGRRGQSCGMPGEPSPGSCEIGTKGD; the protein is encoded by the coding sequence ATGAGAACCTCGATCCTGACCGTCTGCTTCCTGGCATCCGCGGCTCTGGCGTCATGCCCGCTGGGCTTCCCGCCGGAGAACGCCTGCCCCGAATCCACACCCACCTGCGGGCTGTTCACCGACTCCGACGGAGACGGACTGTGCGACAATCCGGGTCCGCAGCCCCAGGTGGAGGAGCCCGATACCGTCTCTGTCGAACCCGATGTCACGCCTTCGGACACTCTCGTCTCCCCGGCCGACACCGTACGATTCGATCCGGACACCGGACCCGGCACAGCCCCCGATTCGACATCGACTCCACCTGTCGACCAGGAGGATCTGCCGCCCGACTCCGGTGGCATCGCCGTCATTGCTCCCGACAGCCTCGGGCAGGGGTCTGCCGGCGGCGATTCGGTCTGCGTAGTGGTCTCGTGCCCCCTGGGCTACACCCCCGAGCAGGCCTGCTTCGCCGAGGCGCCGTCCTGCGCCCTCTACAGGGATGCGGGCGCCGACGGACGCTGCGACAATCCCGGCCCTCTCACGACCGACACGACGGCGGCATCGCCCGGCGACACCACCCGGATCCTTCCGGCCTTCGTCTCGGAGGGATGCCCGCGGGGCCTCCCGCCCGCGGCGGCATGCCCGTACGAAAGGCAGCTCTGCCCGCACTGGACCGGGAGATGGACGGACGACACCTGCAGCAATCCCTCGAACGGCCGCTCGCGGACCCTGGTCATCCTCTGCATCACGGCGGTGCTCCTCGCATTCGCGACCATCGCGTCGCGGAGGCTGCGCGGCGGCAGGAGGATGAGGAGAAGGGCGCGGACGACCCGGCTCGTCGTGCTGTCGCTGAGCCTTCTGCTGCTCGGTTTCGTGGTACAGGGATGCTTCTGCCCACTGGGCGCGTTCCAGTACGCCCTGGGCGGAACGGCGATATCCTTCCTCGGGATCGCCGGCATCCTGCTGCTCGTTCTGCCGGTGATCCATGCGCTCTTCTTCGGAAGGGTCTACTGCGGATGGGTCTGTCCGATGGGGGCCTTCCAGGAGATCCTCTGGAAGCTCGACATCCTGCGCCTCGCCCAGCCCGGGCGGAAGCTCGACAGGATCCTGCTGGGTGCGAGGACCGTGCTCTTCCTGCTTTTCTGCGCGGCAGTGGCGTGTGCCTGGAGGGGCATCCTCGACGTGCCCTGGGCCGCCCTCTTCTGCGAGGTCGACCCGTTCAGGGCCGTGTTCACCCTGTTCCTCGCGGGGAACCTGGTGCTCGGCCTCGCCGCGGCAGTGCTCTCGATCCTCTGGGGCAGGTTCTTCTGCCGGTATCTGTGCTTCTACGGGTTCGTACTCGGACTGGCCTGCCGGGCCGGCCTGTGGACGAAGCTCTGCCGCCTGACCGGGCGCAGGGGGCAGTCCTGCGGGATGCCGGGCGAGCCTTCCCCGGGAAGCTGCGAGATCGGCACGAAGGGGGACTAG